GCAGCGGCTGGCCAGCCCGAAGACGCTGATCGACCTCTCCGGTGCCGGGCTCTCCGGCATCGAGCAGAAGGGCCGGTCCATCGTCATCGGCGCCATGACCACCCATGCGGAGGTGGCGAATTCGCCGCTCGTCCAGCAGGCGATCCCCGCGCTCGCCAAGCTTGCCGGTCATATCGGTGATCCGCAGGTCCGCCATCGCGGCACGATCGGCGGCTCGGTGGCCAACAACGACCCGGCGGCGGACTATCCGGCGGCGCTCATGGCGCTCGGCGCGGTGGTCCACACCTCCAAGCGGAAGATCCCGGCCGACGAGTTCTTCGCCGGCATGTTCTCCACCGCCCTCGACGAGGACGAGATCATCACCAAGGTGGCCTTCCCGATCCCGTCGAAGGCGGCTTACGTGAAGTTCCCCAACCCGGCCTCGCGCTACGCCATCGTCGGCGTTTTCGTGGCCAAGAAGGGGAGCAACGTCCGCGTCGCGGTGACCGGGGCCGGCTCGAACGGCGTCTTCCGCCACGAGGCCATGGAGCAGGCGCTCGCCAAGCGCTTCAACCCCAAGTCGTTGGAGGGCGTTGCGACGCCGGCCGCCGACTTGAACGGCGACATCCATGCCTCGGCGGACTATCGCGCCCATCTCGTCGGCGTCATCGCCAAGCGGGCGGTTGCGGCCGCCACCGCCTGACCTTGCGGCCCTGCGGACATGAAAAAAGGCCGGGGTTCGCCCCGGCCTTCGTCGTTTCTGAACAGGGGAGGCGAGGGGCTCAGCCCTGGCCCTCGGCCAGGCGGCGGGTCTCGATCACCTCGATGACCTCGCCATTGGAGCGCAGGGCCACGCAGCGCAGGGCGCCGATGGGCCCGGTGACCGAGGGGTCGTTGGCGAAGCTGCGGGAGAGCAGGGAGCGGCACTCCTCGGGCTTGTTCAGCATGCGCAGCGTGCGCCAGCCGCGGGAGATCTCGGGGTTCACGGTCACGTATTCGAGGCGCACCATGTCCGCGTGCTTGGGGTCGATGACGCGGCGGATGCTGCCGGTGACCATCGCGGCCTCGCGGGGGAAGAACAGGAAGAGCGAGCCGAAGCCCAGGACCAGCACGATGCCGGCGGTAATCAGGAAGGTGTTGTTGCGCATCGTCGGTGCTCCGATACGGCGGGGTGACCCAGCGATAGCACGACGGGGATTAATGAAAATTCGAATCGATTGCATGGAAACCCGTTGCATCGGCGAAAAGTGCGCCGTTGGAACGGCTGCGGTTGTCGCAGGTTCAGCATGCCGCTCCGAGCTTTCCGCAGCGTCGCCGCAAATTCGCCAGACAGGCAGTCGATCTCTGATGCAACACGACCGAACGCCGAGGCTTCCATGACGGTCCGGTTCTACCCCGCCATCGCCGCCGCCACGCTCGCAGCCCTCACCGGGCTCGGCGCGGGCGCCAATCCCGCCCGCGCCCAGACCGCGGGCCAGGTCTCGGCGGACTATGCGGTGAGCTTCCTCGGCCTTTCCATCGGCCGCGGCACGATGGTCTCGATCAGTGACGGCCGGACCTATCGCACCACCCTCGACGCCCGCGTTACCGGCGTCGCGGCGGTCTTCGCCGGCGGCAGCGGCACGGCGACCGCCACCGGACGGCTGACGCCGAATGCCGCCGTGCCCTCCTCCTTCGACATCGAGATCCGCTCCGGCGGCAAGGTCGAGACGACACGCATCGCCATGAACGGCGGCAATGTCACGGCCGTCGAGCGCAATCCCGACAAGCCGCCCCATCCGCGGGCGACGCCGGTCCTGCCCGAGCACCTGCAGGGCGTGCTCGACCCGCTCTCGGCGGGCATCTTCGTTGCCGGTGGCTCCGGCCCGGTGACGGGGGCTGCGGCCTGCGAGCGGCGCGCCCGCATCTTCGGCGGGCGCGAGCGCTTCGACCTCATCTTCTCCTTCGTCGAGACCCGGCAGGTGGATATCGGCGGCTACAAGGGCGAGGCGGCGGTCTGCCGTGTTCGCTTCGAGCCGATCGCTGGCTACCGGCCAGACCGCAACGACATCCAGAACGCCCGCCGCCGCTCGGCCGAGGTGATCCTGGTGCCGGTGCGGGGCACGCGCCACCTCGTCCCGGCGCGTATCTCGCTCTCCACAGGCTATGGCACCGGCGTCGCCGAGGCGACGCGCCTTGCCCTCGACGGCGCGCCGCAGGCACGGCGGGCCTCCGCCGATTGATGTTCTCCACCGCGCCGCGGCTGGGCTATGGTGAGCGCCCAGCCGGAGTGCCTTCGTGACGTCGACCTCGCCCGTTCCGCTTCCCACCTCCATCGACGCGACGCTCGCGCTGCTCAAATCTGGCGACTATGTCGCCGACCGCGCGCTCGCCACCGTCCTGTTCCTCGCCCTCAAGATGGGCCGCCCGGTCCTGCTGGAAGGCGAGGCCGGTGTCGGCAAAACCGAAATCGCCAAGGTCCTCGCCAAGGCGCTGGGGCGGAACCTCATCCGCCTGCAATGCTATGAGGGCCTCGATGTCGCCGCGGCCGTCTATGAGTGGAACTATGCCGGCCAGATGATCGCCATCCGCCTCGCCGAGGCGGAAGGCTCGGTCGACCGGGAGCAGCTGTCCTCCGGCATCTTTTCCGAGCGCTATCTGGTCAAGCGGCCGCTCCTGCAGGCGCTGGAGCCGGACCTGCGCGGCCCGCCGGTGCTCCTCATCGACGAGCTCGACCGCACCGACGAGGCCTTCGAGGCCTATCTGCTCGAGGTGCTGTCCGACTTCCAGGTGACCGTGCCCGAACTCGGCACGATCAAGGCGCCGGCGCCGCCCATCGTTATCGTCACGTCGAACCGGACGCGCGAGATCCATGACGCGCTGAAGCGGCGCTGCCTCTACCACTGGGTCGACTATCCCGATGCGGCGCGTGAGCTCGCCATCCTCAAGGCCAAAGCGCCCGGTGCGGCGGAGCGGCTTTCGAAGGAGATCGTCGCCTTCGTCCAGAAGCTACGCAAGACCGAGCTG
The window above is part of the Phreatobacter oligotrophus genome. Proteins encoded here:
- a CDS encoding AAA family ATPase, whose protein sequence is MTSTSPVPLPTSIDATLALLKSGDYVADRALATVLFLALKMGRPVLLEGEAGVGKTEIAKVLAKALGRNLIRLQCYEGLDVAAAVYEWNYAGQMIAIRLAEAEGSVDREQLSSGIFSERYLVKRPLLQALEPDLRGPPVLLIDELDRTDEAFEAYLLEVLSDFQVTVPELGTIKAPAPPIVIVTSNRTREIHDALKRRCLYHWVDYPDAARELAILKAKAPGAAERLSKEIVAFVQKLRKTELFKVPGVAETIDWATALTELDAVGLDPQGVTDTLGVLLKYQDDIQKMQGGEAKAILDAVKAGR
- a CDS encoding DUF3108 domain-containing protein, with translation MTVRFYPAIAAATLAALTGLGAGANPARAQTAGQVSADYAVSFLGLSIGRGTMVSISDGRTYRTTLDARVTGVAAVFAGGSGTATATGRLTPNAAVPSSFDIEIRSGGKVETTRIAMNGGNVTAVERNPDKPPHPRATPVLPEHLQGVLDPLSAGIFVAGGSGPVTGAAACERRARIFGGRERFDLIFSFVETRQVDIGGYKGEAAVCRVRFEPIAGYRPDRNDIQNARRRSAEVILVPVRGTRHLVPARISLSTGYGTGVAEATRLALDGAPQARRASAD
- a CDS encoding FAD binding domain-containing protein, producing MYPFKYQKAATVRGAVSLLKKAEDPKLLAGGHTLLPTMKQRLASPKTLIDLSGAGLSGIEQKGRSIVIGAMTTHAEVANSPLVQQAIPALAKLAGHIGDPQVRHRGTIGGSVANNDPAADYPAALMALGAVVHTSKRKIPADEFFAGMFSTALDEDEIITKVAFPIPSKAAYVKFPNPASRYAIVGVFVAKKGSNVRVAVTGAGSNGVFRHEAMEQALAKRFNPKSLEGVATPAADLNGDIHASADYRAHLVGVIAKRAVAAATA